The nucleotide window GGCCCCCTTGATAGACGTACAACAGCCCATGAACGGCAGAATCGTTGCGACGGTCGAGGGCCAACTCATATCCACCGAGGTCGCCGGTCTCTTCCGAAACAAACGCGTCAGAATAGATTCGCATTCGCGCAGTTCGGGCGCAGTCGTCTAGCGGCGTATTCTGGCCGAAAGCGCACGACAAGCTGATTGGGAGAAACAACCACAGGAACAGTGCGCGTTTCATGGCGACCTTCGGTGAAGGACTTTACGCCGAAAGGTAACTGCTTCCAAGTAACTGTCGATAACAGACCATATCACCAGTTACGAATTGCGCCCCTACCTATTGTGGTCGTGATCTCAGCGACCACCATCAGGACCGAGCGGATTCATGCCGGCCCAGGCTGCCCACACAAGAATCCCGGTTCCGAGCGCGAAACCGCCAATTTCTTTCACGCCTGCCAGGCGCTTTTCAGCTTCTGATCTGAAATCGGGTCGGGCGCTGGCTTTCGACGGGTGCGCAGGGCAGCTACAGGGTCGGGCGCTAGATGCTATCCCGGTCAGTGCGGGTTCAGGAGAAGGCGGATCTGGGCGAGGATGCGCTCCGAGGCCACGGAGAGCGGGCCTGCAAGGGCGCAGCCGCTGGCGCACTCATGCCCGCCGCCGCCGAAGCGCTCGGCGATGGTGGCGACGTTGATCCGGCCCTTGCTGCGCAGGCTCACGCGATATCGCTTGTCGGGCAGCTCGCGGAAAAGCACAGCGACCTCGACCCCGCCGATGCTCAAGGCGTAGTTCACCAGCCCCTCGGCGTCTTCATCGAATGCGCCGCACAGGTCAAAATCTTTGCGCGTGATGTGCATCCACGCCAGGTCGCCGTCGCGGTGCAGGCTGGAGAGCGCCGCCCCCAGCAGGCGCATCTTCGAGGTCGGGTTCGCAAAATAGACGTTTTGCGCACAGCGGGCGGGGTCGGCGCCGGCCCGCACCAGCTCCTGCGCCAGCGCGAAGGTGCGCTCCGTGGTGCCGGCGAAACAGAAGGAGCCGGTGTCGGTCAGCACCGCGGTGTAGAGGCAGGTCGCGATCTCGGGCGAGATCTTCACCCCCGCCTCACGCGCCAGGCGGAAGATCATCTCGGCGGTGGCGCAGGCGGTGGGATCGATCCAGTTGAGGTGCGCGAAGGGCTTGCCGGTGAGATGGTGGTCGATGCTGATGAGGAAGCGCTCCTCCAGCCCCTGCAGGCGGGTGCGCGCGATGGAATCGCATTCCAGAATGATGGCGGCATCGAAGTGGCCGTTCACCGCAGGCGACTGCACCACCGAGTCGGCGAATGGCAGGGGCCGGTAGATGTAGGGGACGCCGTCCGCCAGAACCACTTCCGCGGACTTGCCCATCTTCTTCAGGATCTCGCAGCAGGCCAGCACCGAGCCGACCGCGTCGCCGTCGGGACGCGCGTGCGAGGTCAGAACGAACTTCCCGCCCTCGCCGATCGTTCGTAAGATTCTTTCCAGCATTCAGCCCTTGGTCCCTGGCCCGGACCCGCGTTTCTTCCTCCGCTCGGCGCGCTTCAACAGCTCCTCGATGCGGCCGCCAAATTGATCCGAGCGGTCGATCACGAAGTGCAATTCCGGCGCGGTCCGCAACCGCAGCCGCTGCGCCAGCTCGCGCCGTATGTAATTCCGCGCCGACTGCAGACCCTCGAGGGTCTGCTCGCCCTCTTCTTCGGTACGCTCCGCCAGGACGCCGATGAAGATATGGGCGCTTTTGCCGTCGGGCGCGAGTTTGACGTCGGTGACGGTGGCAAGCCCGATGCGCGGGTCCGCCAGCTCGCCCTCGATGAGGGCCACCACCTCCTCGCGGATCGCCTCACCGAGCCGTGCCCGGTGATATTCGCGGCCACGTTGCTCCAGCATCGTCAACCTCGCCCGGAAAAACTCATGAGCATAGCAGATGCAGGTACGGGCGAGAAGGCAGGATTTCGGGCGGAGCTGTGCAAATCAGAAGTAGTCGACAAAGGAGTCCACAATCTCGGCGCCGGACTGCGAGGCGATGGCGCCGGCGGAGCGCTCCACGTTCTGCATCAGGCCCTCGAGATAGTCGCGTGAGGGGGAGACGCTGACGATCTCCAGCGTGGCCCGCTGCCACAAATCGCTGGCATCCATCTCCGCCACGGAGACGTTGAAGCTGTGACGCAGCCGGTCCTTCATGCGGCGCAGCACCTGGCGCTTGTCCTTGAGCGACTGCGCGCCCTCAATGCGGAGTTCCAGGGTGAGATGGGCGATGGGCATATCAGTAGCCAGTTGGCAGTTGGCAGTTGGCAGTTGGCAGCCGGTAGTCATTCTCTCACGCAAAACAAATGCCAGTCCCCAAACATCGAGAACTGGCAACTGAGAACCGACAACCGACAACTGTTACGCCATCACTTCGGCCGCGACCCTCTCGGTGACGAAGGCCTCAATCACATCGCCGACCTTGACGTCGCCGTAGTTGGCAATGGCGATACCGCACTCCAGGCCATTGTGCACCTCGGAGGCGTCATCCTTGAAGCGGCGCAGCGAGCTGACCTTGCCCTTGAAGACCTGCACGCCGTCGCGGACCAGCCGCACCTCGGAATCGCGCTTGATGAGGCCGTCGTTCACGTAGCAGCCGGCGACGGTCCCCACCTTCGGGATGCGGAAGGTCTCGCGAACTTCGGCGCGGCCCAGGTAGGTTTCCTTCACCACCGGCTCCAGCAGGCCGGTCATCGCCTTCTTGATCTCGTCTTGCAGCTCGTAAATGATCGAGTGCAGGCGGATGTCGACGTTCTCCTGCTCCGCGATCTCCTGCGCCTTGCGCTCCGGCCGGACGCTGAAGCCGATGATGATCGCGTTCGAGGCTGAGGCCAGCAACACGTCGGTTTCCGTGATGGCTCCGACCGAGCTGTGCAGGATCTTGATCTTGACCTTGTCGGTGGAGAGCTTGCCCAGCGAATCCGCCAGCACTTCGACGGAGCCCTGCACGTCGCCCTTCAGGATGATGGGCAGCTCCTTCACACCCGCGGTCTTCAGCTGCTCGGCCAGGCCTTCCAGCGAAACGCGGGAGGACTTGGCAAGCTGGGCCTCGCGGGCCTTCTGCTCGCGGTACTGCGCCATCTGCTTGGCCTTGGCGCGGTCCGCCACCACGACCAGCTGATCGCCGGCGTGCGGCAGGCCTTCCAGGCCCAGGATCTCGACCGCACTCGACGGTGGGGCGTCGTCCACCTGGTTGCCGCGGTCGTCGAACATGGCGCGGACCTTGCCGAAGGTGTTGCCCACAATGAAGCTTTCGCCTGCCTTCAGCGTGCCGTCCTGCACCAGGATAGTGGCCACGGCGCCGCGCCCGCGGTCGAGCTTCGCCTCGACCACCGAACCGGTCGCCGGACGCTCCGGGTTGGCTTTCAAGTCCTGCAAGTCCGCGACCAGGCAGATCATTTCCAAAAGCAGGTTGAGGTTCGTCTTCTGCTTGGCGGAGACGTCCACGAATACCGTCTTGCCGCCCCAGTCTTCCGGAACCAGGCCGCGATCACCCAACTGCTTCTTGACGCGATCGGGCAAGGCGCCGGGCTTGTCGATCTTGTTGACCGCCACGATGATGGGCACCTTGGCGGCGTTGGCGTGGTCAATAGCCTCCAGCGTCTGGGGCATGACGCCGTCGTCGGCGGCGACCACCAGCACCACGATGTCGGTGACCTTGGCGCCGCGGGCGCGCATGCGCGTGAAGGCCTCGTGGCCCGGCGTGTCCAGGAAGGTGATCTCGCGGCCGAAGGCGGGCGAGTTCGGATCCGTGATGCTCACCTTGTAGGCGCCGATATGTTGGGTGATGCCGCCCGCTTCCCCGCCCGCCACGTCGGTCGAGCGGATGGAGTCGAGCAGCGTCGTCTTGCCGTGGTCCACGTGGCCCATGATGGTGACCACCGGCGGACGCGTCACCAGGCCGGTCGTCTCCTCGCTCTTGAGCTCGGCCTCGACCATCTCCTGCGCCGCCTGCTCTTCGAAGCTGATGACGCTGGTCTCGGCGCCGAACTGCCGCGCCATATCGTTGGCCAAGGAAGCATCGAGCGTCTGGTTGATGCTGGCGAATACGCCGCGCGCCAGCAGCCGCGCGATGACTTCCTTGGCGCGGACCCCCAGCCTTTCGGCCAGGTCCTTCACACTGATGCCTTCCGTGATGGTGATACTGCGCGTGATGGGCAACGGCTCCGCAGCATTCAGCGCACCCAGGCGCGGCGGCGGAACGAAGCCCTTCATCGGGCCTTCCTTGACGCCACGGGGCACGTAGCGCTGTCCAGGACGCCGTGCCGGTCCACCTGGACGTCCGGCCGGACGTCCGGGTGCCGGGGGCGGCAATCCCGGACCGACGCCCAGTGGGCGTCCGGTGGGCATGGCGCGGGTCGGATGCATGGGACGGCGCTCACCCGGCCGCAGGGGCGGACGTGGTCCGCTCGGAGCCCCGGCGGGACGCGGGCGCTGGAAGATCGGCTGCCCCGGCACCGGACGCCCCGGCGCAGGGCGGCCCTGCATACCCGGGCGGCTGGCGATCGGCTGGCCCGGCACCGGCGGACGCGGGGGAGCCTCCGGCTTCGGCGGCGCCGCCATGTACACCGGACGCGGCCCGGTCTGCGGGGTGATGACGCGACGCGGCGGAGCCTGCGGCTGGGTTCGCACCGCTGGAGCCTTCTTCGCGGCCGGCGGTGCTGCCACCACTGGCGGCGCAATCTCCGATTCTTCTGGCGTTTCCATGGGTGGTACAGACGCGACGGCCTCTGGCGCTTCGGCCGCTTCTTCCTGCATGGGAGGCGGCGTGACCAACTCGGGCGGAGTGGTGAGGACCGGCGGAGGCGCGGCGGTACGAGGCGGCGCGATGGGCGACACGACCATCGGCGGCGCCATCTCTTCAGCAGGCGGCGCAACCGGTTTCGCGGGACTGGGTGGGGGTGGAACGACTGCCGGCGCAGCCGGCTTGGCAGCGGTGGGCGGGGCCGCGGGTTTCGGCGGTACAGCTGCCGGCGGTGGCGTCGGACGGGCCAGCGGCGGGCGCGCCGGCTCGGGATGCTGCTGCTGCGTGATCGCCTTCAGCACATCGCCCGGGCGCGAGATCTTCGACAGATCGAACTTGGT belongs to Terriglobia bacterium and includes:
- a CDS encoding bifunctional oligoribonuclease/PAP phosphatase NrnA, whose amino-acid sequence is MLERILRTIGEGGKFVLTSHARPDGDAVGSVLACCEILKKMGKSAEVVLADGVPYIYRPLPFADSVVQSPAVNGHFDAAIILECDSIARTRLQGLEERFLISIDHHLTGKPFAHLNWIDPTACATAEMIFRLAREAGVKISPEIATCLYTAVLTDTGSFCFAGTTERTFALAQELVRAGADPARCAQNVYFANPTSKMRLLGAALSSLHRDGDLAWMHITRKDFDLCGAFDEDAEGLVNYALSIGGVEVAVLFRELPDKRYRVSLRSKGRINVATIAERFGGGGHECASGCALAGPLSVASERILAQIRLLLNPH
- the rbfA gene encoding 30S ribosome-binding factor RbfA, with protein sequence MLEQRGREYHRARLGEAIREEVVALIEGELADPRIGLATVTDVKLAPDGKSAHIFIGVLAERTEEEGEQTLEGLQSARNYIRRELAQRLRLRTAPELHFVIDRSDQFGGRIEELLKRAERRKKRGSGPGTKG
- a CDS encoding DUF503 domain-containing protein — encoded protein: MPIAHLTLELRIEGAQSLKDKRQVLRRMKDRLRHSFNVSVAEMDASDLWQRATLEIVSVSPSRDYLEGLMQNVERSAGAIASQSGAEIVDSFVDYF
- the infB gene encoding translation initiation factor IF-2 gives rise to the protein MQQKIRINDLARELEVKSKAILDVLPQVGVTEKKTHSSSIEVDEAVRVREFFAAQRQTAHSAEKRAARGPAEPEIKTKFDLSKISRPGDVLKAITQQQHPEPARPPLARPTPPPAAVPPKPAAPPTAAKPAAPAVVPPPPSPAKPVAPPAEEMAPPMVVSPIAPPRTAAPPPVLTTPPELVTPPPMQEEAAEAPEAVASVPPMETPEESEIAPPVVAAPPAAKKAPAVRTQPQAPPRRVITPQTGPRPVYMAAPPKPEAPPRPPVPGQPIASRPGMQGRPAPGRPVPGQPIFQRPRPAGAPSGPRPPLRPGERRPMHPTRAMPTGRPLGVGPGLPPPAPGRPAGRPGGPARRPGQRYVPRGVKEGPMKGFVPPPRLGALNAAEPLPITRSITITEGISVKDLAERLGVRAKEVIARLLARGVFASINQTLDASLANDMARQFGAETSVISFEEQAAQEMVEAELKSEETTGLVTRPPVVTIMGHVDHGKTTLLDSIRSTDVAGGEAGGITQHIGAYKVSITDPNSPAFGREITFLDTPGHEAFTRMRARGAKVTDIVVLVVAADDGVMPQTLEAIDHANAAKVPIIVAVNKIDKPGALPDRVKKQLGDRGLVPEDWGGKTVFVDVSAKQKTNLNLLLEMICLVADLQDLKANPERPATGSVVEAKLDRGRGAVATILVQDGTLKAGESFIVGNTFGKVRAMFDDRGNQVDDAPPSSAVEILGLEGLPHAGDQLVVVADRAKAKQMAQYREQKAREAQLAKSSRVSLEGLAEQLKTAGVKELPIILKGDVQGSVEVLADSLGKLSTDKVKIKILHSSVGAITETDVLLASASNAIIIGFSVRPERKAQEIAEQENVDIRLHSIIYELQDEIKKAMTGLLEPVVKETYLGRAEVRETFRIPKVGTVAGCYVNDGLIKRDSEVRLVRDGVQVFKGKVSSLRRFKDDASEVHNGLECGIAIANYGDVKVGDVIEAFVTERVAAEVMA